From one Nothobranchius furzeri strain GRZ-AD chromosome 2, NfurGRZ-RIMD1, whole genome shotgun sequence genomic stretch:
- the sst5 gene encoding somatostatin-1, translating to MLRFQVLLVVLCSSELLVKADGAPQGEQLTELLQEDLSEVPTHLLLLRLVSQLTASGGTVMLRQLEDEELGQERLLRRQIRFSHRERKAGCRNFFWKTFTSC from the exons ATGCTCCGTTTTCAGGTTCTTCTGGTGGTTTTATGCTCCTCTGAGCTGTTGGTGAAGGCTGATGGTGCTCCACAAGGAGAGCAGCTGACAGAACTACTACAAGAAGATCTCAGTGAG GTTCCGACCCATCTGCTCCTACTGAGGCTTGTGTCTCAGCTGACGGCATCTGGAGGAACGGTGATGCTCCGCCAGCTGGAGGACGAGGAGCTAGGACAGGAGAGGCTGCTGAGGAGGCAGATTCGCTTCAGCCACAGGGAGCGAAAGGCGGGCTGCCGCAACTTCTTTTGGAAAACCTTCACCTCCTGTTAG